One Elgaria multicarinata webbii isolate HBS135686 ecotype San Diego chromosome 7, rElgMul1.1.pri, whole genome shotgun sequence DNA window includes the following coding sequences:
- the SERPINB5 gene encoding serpin B5: MEAIQVANTAFAVDIFKKLAEKNKNANIIFAPLCTSTSLALAYKAANGDMANQMKQGLHLEDVKDIPFGFQTITTDVSKLSSFYSLKMVKQLYVEKSLNPTMEFVSSIKRPFPSQFEQVDFKDKTEDTRLQINKSVSDLTDGKMENILIEGSVNDQTKILLINAAYFVTNWMKKFPQEQTKECPFRINKTETKPVQMMNLEATFCLGYINDLKVKVLELPCYNKHMSMIILMPKEIEDDTTGLEQLEKELTGEKLLQWTNPSAMANTKVNVFLPKFKVEGEYDFKPILENLGMTHMFDESASDFSKMSESKGVVLSQIIHKVFLEVVEEGADSRDVPGYRILQYKDEFKADHPFLFFFKHNKTRNIVFVGRFCSP; this comes from the exons ATGGAGGCCATACAAGTTGCAAACACTGCTTTTGCTGTTGATATATTCAAAAAATTAGCTGAAAagaacaaaaatgcaaatattattttTGCTCCACTTTGCACTTCAACCTCTCTAGCTCTTGCATATAAAGCTGCCAATGGTGACATGGCAAACCAAATGAAACAG ggacttcATTTAGAAGATGTTAAAGACATTCCTTTTGGATTCCAAACAATAACAACTGATGTTTCCAAGCTTAGTTCTTTCTATTCACTGAAAATGGTCAAACAACTGTATGTAGAAAAGTCTCTTAACCCTACTATG GAATTTGTCAGCTCTATCAAAAGACCATTCCCATCACAATTTGAACAAGTAGATTTTAAAGACAAAACAGAAGACACCAGGCTGCAAATCAACAAATCTGTTTCTGATCTTACTGATG GTAAAATGGAGAACATTTTGATCGAGGGAAGTGTCAATGACCAGACGAAGATCCTCTTGATCAATGCAGCCTATTTTGTAACTAACTGGATGAAGAAATTTCCCCAGGAGCAAACTAAGGAGTGCCCTTTTAGAATAAACAAG ACTGAAACCAAACCAGTGCAGATGATGAACCTGGAAGCTACATTTTGCCTGGGCTACATAAATGATTTAAAAGTCAAGGTTCTGGAACTCCCCTGTTATAACAAACACATGAGCATGATAATTTTGATGCCTAAAGAGATAGAGGATGATACCACTGGATTGGAACAG CTTGAGAAGGAGCTCACCGGTGAGAAGCTGTTACAGTGGACCAATCCGAGTGCGATGGCAAACACAAAAGTGAATGTGTTTCTTCCCAAATTCAAAGTGGAAGGGGAATATGATTTCAAGCCCATTCTAGAAAACCTTGGCATGACCCACATGTTCGATGAAAGTGCATcagatttctccaaaatgtcAGAGTCCAAAGGGGTAGTTCTGTCCCAGATCATCCACAAAGTCTTCCTGGAAGTAGTTGAAGAAGGGGCAGACTCCCGAGATGTGCCAGGATATAGGATCCTGCAATACAAGGATGAATTCAAAGCTGAccatccatttcttttcttctttaagcaCAACAAAACCCGCAATATTGTTTTTGTTGGCAGATTCTGTTCTCCTTAA